In Phaenicophaeus curvirostris isolate KB17595 unplaced genomic scaffold, BPBGC_Pcur_1.0 scaffold_315, whole genome shotgun sequence, a single window of DNA contains:
- the LOC138734930 gene encoding INO80 complex subunit E-like: MAALNGAGEAEGGGGCKRRYRALKRRLRLLLYEQECFQEELRRAQRKLLKVSRDKSFLLDRLLQYENVDDDSSDSEATASSENSDGEGAKETPPAKRRRSASPPPPGPAAPPRAPPAPFAVGSPSFSPFPAETRPARPRPGPARRHRGSRRPTAALAPPEPPPTLPRRLLSDGPEGSDGDGGDGDNEDDDNGDDELVIDIPE, encoded by the exons ATGGCGGCGCTGAACGGGGCCGGGGAGGCtgagggcggcggcggctgcaaACGGCGCTACCGGGCGCTGAAGCGGCGCCTCAGGCTGCTGCTCTAC GAGCAGGAGTGCTTCCAGGAGGAGCTGCGCCGTGCTCAGCGCAAACTCCTGAAGGTCTCAAGGGATAAAAG ttTTCTCCTGGACCGGCTGCTCCAGTACGAGAACGTGGATGATGACTCCTCTG ATTCGGAGGCGACGGCGTCGTCTGAGAACAGCGACGGGGAGGGCGCGAAGGAGACGCCGCCTGCCAAGAG GCGCCGCTCggcctccccgcccccccccggaCCCGCCGCCCCCCCTCGGGCCCCCCCGGCGCCTTTCGCG GTGGggtccccctccttctccccgtTCCCCGCGGAGACCCGGCCTgcccggccccggcccggccccgcgcggCGCCACCGCGGCTCCCGGCGACCCACG GCGGCCCTGGCGCCCCCCGAGCCGCCCCCCACGCTGCCGCGGCGCCTCCTGAGCGACGGCCCCGAGGGCAGCGACGGTGACGGCGGCGACGGCGACAACGAGGACGACGACAACGGCGACGACGAGCTCGTTATCGACATCCCCGAGTGA
- the LOC138734931 gene encoding myc-associated zinc finger protein-like: protein MDPANWSSFIFQAAAPPPAPSAEPLQVELLPVLPTPPDATTVDAAALKPPPAVPDAVPAPPPPPPPPPPPPPPPAPPEPPRKSKSKGPYICSLCAKEFKNGYNLRRHEAIHSGARPPRPAPMKMPTMVPLSLLSVSGLAAEAAAAAAASPSASSALPKRARKSHACEMCGKAFRDVYHLNRHKLSHSDEKPYQCPVCQQRFKRKDRMSYHVRCHDGAVHKPYGCSHCGKSFSRPDHLNSHVRQVHSTERPFKCQTCEAAFATKDRLRAHAVRHEEKVPCHVCGKLLSAAYIADHMKVHGQRPGHACALCDKGSSEPCPMAAPAPPAPALPLEGAPSAGPAW from the exons ATGGACCCCGCGAACTGGAGCAGCTTCATCTTCCAG GCGGCCGCGCCGCCTCCGGCCCCGTCCGCGGAGCCGCTGCAGGTGGAGCTCCTCCCGGTTCTCCCCACGCCGCCGGATGCCACCACGGTGGACGCCGCCGCGCTCAAGCCCCCTCCGGCCGTGCCCGATGCCGTCCCagctcctccaccaccaccacctcctccgccacctcctcctcctcctccggcgCCGCCGGAGCCGCCGCGCAAATCCAAGAGCAAAGGGCCCTACATCTGCTCGCTGTGCGCCAAGGAGTTCAAGAACGGCTACAACCTGCGCCGGCACGAGGCCATCCACAGCGgcgcccgcccgccgcgcccGGCGCCCATGAAGATGCCCACGATGGTTCCTCTCAGCCTGCTGAGCGTCTCCGGGCtggcggcggaggcggcggcggcggcggcggcgtcgCCCTCGGCCTCGTCGGCGCTGCCCAAGAGAGCTCGCAAGAGCCACGCGTGCGAGATGTGCGGCAAAGCTTTCCGCGACGTCTACCACCTCAACCGGCACAAGCTGTCGCACTCGGACGAGAAGCCCTACCAGTGCCCCGTGTGCCAGCAGCGCTTCAAGCGCAAGGACCGCATGAGCTACCACGTGCGCTGCCACGACGGCGCCGTCCACAAGCCCTACGGCTGCAGCCACTGCGGGAAGAGCTTCTCCCG gcccgACCACCTCAACAGCCACGTGAGGCAGGTGCACAGCACGGAGCGGCCCTTCAAGTGCCAG acgTGCGAGGCCGCCTTCGCCACCAAGGACCGCCTGCGGGCGCACGCCGTGCGGCACGAGGAGAAGGTGCCGTGCCACGTGTGCGGGAAGCTGCTGAGCGCCGCCTACATCGCCGACCACATGAAGGTGCACGGGCAGCGCCCCGGCCACGCCTGCGCCCTCTGCGACAAAG GCTCGTCCGAGCCCTGCCCCATGGCGGCCCCCGCGCCCCCGGCCCCCGCGCTGCCCCTCGAGGGGGCGCCCAGCGCCGGCCCCGCCTGGTGA